A genome region from Canis lupus dingo isolate Sandy chromosome 7, ASM325472v2, whole genome shotgun sequence includes the following:
- the LOC118355202 gene encoding thymosin beta-10-like, giving the protein MADKPDMGEIASFDKAKLKKMETQENTLPTKETIEQEKQSEIS; this is encoded by the coding sequence ATGGCAGACAAGCCAGACATGGGGGAAATCGCCAGCTTCGACAAGGCCAAGCTGAAGAAAATGGAGACGCAGGAGAACACCCTGCCAACCAAAGAGACCAttgagcaggagaagcagagtgaGATTTCCTAG